DNA from Solanum stenotomum isolate F172 chromosome 3, ASM1918654v1, whole genome shotgun sequence:
ATTTAACATTAATAAAACTCATTCTTTGGCTGCCAATTTAGTTTTCTTTACATAGCTTAGTGATTTCCAAATTCTCATTGTTTCAGTACTACCTGTGAGTTCTTCGTAATTCTGCATTTTTGCATCATAGCGATATGGTTGCAACAGTGGGTAACCAAAGATTAACTATAATTAGAAAGAATGCACACGATACGATAAGATAGGAAAGATTTGAATATGAAGATATGTAAGATTAGGCGAGGAAGAAGAGTACATAAGTCTTGAGTAGAGCAAtatcatcttcatcaagagGCCTAGGGTTCTTCTCGTCCTTAATCTCATCCTCCACATCTGCTGCGGGTGCCATTTCCTTCAGATGGGAAGAATCTTTTAGTTTTCTTGAGAAACAAGAAGAGAATGGGAACAAATACAAGAGAATTAGAGCAGACGactctttatttatatttatatatagggcTTTCTATCCACGTGATCGTCGACCCAATACGACCTATTCTTGCGTTAAATCCTAATGGGCTCACAAATTTTAAGCCCACTCCGGTAATAAAGttaagaattaaaataattatcatgaataaaaatagatatattattataaaaatgtgTTCAGAACTGTGCATTCGCTCAGTATTTGTTAAATAGCTAAACGTATAAATAAGTGATACGTTGTTTATCTTTTCGATTCTTTTGAAGTAGTAGTAGTTTGTTACTGGCGCTGAAAATTAGCAAAGCATTATTGCTGATTAATAAAATGAATTGATCGAGTAAAGCAGTCAATTCAGCTGAAACAAATGAGAGTTGCGACAACGTAGAAATGTCATCTGTTTCTCAACATTAATATAAAAATCGAACAAACACTTAGAATAACATTTGTTTACATTTTCATCTgtttaggaaaaaaaagaaaacaaatcatGTCGATTTCTTTTTTTCCATCTCTGAAGCAAGTTGATTCTGATCCACTTATATTTGGCCTCAGCTTTGCGATTTTCCCTCAGTATActtaaaacacaaaaacaagAACTAGTAAAGAGAAAGGAAACAACTCCATTTTCTACcacaagaaagtgaagttaTCTTTTCTCATCCTGAAAAAATTCAACTATTGAGAAGTGTATGTGTCAATATGCAAACCTACAAACTCTAAAACTGGTGGTAAGAGATAAAACAGATACACAGAACAAAACATTGTCACTCTGCTAACCAATATTATACACTAGAATACAGACCAAAAGAATTGGCCAAATAGGCCATCTATGCTAAAGAATCGAGATTACAAGTATGTAACAGACAATATAACAACAGATATCACTCTTTACTCCAacacaatttttcattttcttcaggCATAGTAACTTGTTCGGTAGCAGAATGAGCTTGAGGAGTACAAGACGAAGTATGTTCAGCCATTATCTGCTTCACTCGTCATCAGCGACAAAGTTTGGCAGTTCACCCTGGCATAGATACTCATCACAAAGCGAAGCAGATCCCCAGTCGTTTCGTAGCCGCAAAATATCATCAGTAAAAGTAGACCCTGATGATCCAATAAACACACTAGACATGGCACAAATTGTCTTGTCCAGCATAGCATCCACCTTCATGAAGGAATTGAGCAGACAAATAAGAGCATGCAAGACCAacaaacaaaatttaacaaaagaaTGCAAGATAAGATTAAAGAAAAGCAGACTTTATTTACAGGATTCTGCTTCTGCGCTGCCTGTCCCCTATAAGGAATAATAACATAAGCTATCGAAAAACCATACTATGTATAAGTTACATGAACCTTGTTCTTCTACCAATAAGTTCCCTAAGATCCTACATACAACTGATAATAGAAACTGTACAATCTAAGAGAAGAAACATGTGATGTTTGGATGCGTACAAATCCATCGTGGCTAAAATATGAGAATTCCAGTAGGATTCACAGACTTGAACAGATTAATTTTGTACCTATTACCCGGAAAGGGAGGTACCATTAAGAGCCCATTTGGATaggtagaaaaaaaaagtagcttttaagtcaaaagaaaaagtagatagactcctacttttggtttttaacttttttaaagttattttaagttattttaaacttTGCCAAACATTTCCAAAAGCTAAAAATGACTTagaagtaggtttgaccaatttttaagtcaatccaaacagacTCTTAAGGCTTTCTATACACATTAGGTcctgtaaaaataaaattcaggCAAGAGCAAAAAGGCATAGCCAGTTCAATACAACTTTCTTGTACATCTAGTACTTCATGAAACTGACTTTTAGCATCCTACTATCCTATTTTTGACATCCCAAAATTCTACGCATCTTCAAAAACACAGGAAAAAACTCTCTTTTGCCAAAGAGAAACATTTACAAATTTCATGCCAGCTAATCAGTACGGATTAACCTTTTGTTTAATAAGCAAATACTAAATACAGTTTGACTTTTTtccagaaacaacctctctaccgcACAAAGGTAGTACTAAGGTCTACGTACATTCTACTCTCCCCAGACTTCACTTGTGAGatttcattgggtatgttgttgttgttgacttAAGCCCATGAAGAACTAAAGGACATCAAACTACATTCAAGAACCCACAAAACAAATGTatatttacaatcaaaagacTTCTAGAACCTACATTATCTACTTGAAAAATGGCTCACACCTTCTCCTACATTCTCAAGCACCCGCACCACCTTACCAACCCACAATAATTATGAACACCTCTAAACGCATGTTAAAACTTGAATACAATGCAAGTATAATGGGGTGATGATCTATATTATCCAAGATAAAATTGAATCAGATCTATCCTACCTTCCCATAAatagaattaaaattttagtcTACTTTCCCTACAGGTCAAACTCAACGAATTCAAAATGTGCTCACTTGACAGATTAAGATTAGAAAGCAGAGGCTGGATCCAAAACGATAGAGCATAGAAGTTCCAGTATCAAAGTTACCAACTGTATTGTCCAGTGCCACATAAAGTAGCTGCTCTTAATATTCTGCTTATGAATATGGACAAAATGCATATTTAAAACTCACCTGAGGGTCACCCTCAAGGCCATGTCTGTACAATAAAGCATCCCATTTTTCAGCTGAATTTCGAGCAGGCCTTTGAACAAGGGGTACTGTCTTCCCATTGAATACAACAAGTGACTGAAGTAGACCAGTTTCACTTTCTGCAGCATCTGTGGAAAGATATATTACTGGAGAATTGGCCCTCTCAAGCACACGATTGATACAGTCTGCAGCTTGAGGAACAGGGTAGAAGCAACTTGGCTTTTTGGCATTGCTGAGAAGCCCAATAAACGAATCAGAGGTGGTAAAGTATGATAAAAAGATGAGGAAGAACTAAGATGAGAAGCTTTTGTCATTATGGCAGTAACACATAATTGGAGGCATTATTGGGCATGGAAATGAAAGTTACTAAGCAATATATTGATCAGACACTAGCACTGGTCATTTTGTCCCCCCTACTAGTGATAGATGCAAAATCAAATAGCTATTAAACACTAGATCCAGCATCAAACAAAAACATACCAGAATTTCAGAAAACCGTGTCTGCGGAAATGAAGAGCGATAAAGTTGTCTCCCAAGAATGTTTGGACGAAACGTTGAGCAGTAAGCATAATAAGACGACTTGGCTCAATGAGTGTCTTGCATTTGTGGGAAATGGGGCCTCCAGGCTGCATTACCCAGTCCTTTTCCACATCAGCAAAGAACACATCACCTATTGCAAGAACATCATCATCCGTAGAAAACTTAGCCATTATGTCTTGGACAGTCCTTTTCTTTGGATTCTTAACGTCTTCATTCCAAGCAGCTTCGAGCTTATTCATAGATATCCCTAATGATTTCAACTTCTTAACACGTTCTTCATCCAAAAAACAAGGTTGTGGCTGAGAGAAATAACAAAGGAATTTATCTATGTGCAAATGGCTCTTTCGCCTTTCTGCAAATTCATCATAGGTCACAATTACTTCTCTCCCCAAGCACTTATTTATATGATCAACATCTAAGACTCTACGAAACTCATAATCAACTTTTGAGCTCGGAATAACCAAAATGCGGTTGAACAGAGCTGCGAAGAACATATGCTTTTCCAAACAGATCAAATGGTTTGACATCTGGCCGGAGACACAAATTGCAAACAAGTACTTATTGGATCTTGGTTTCCACTCCACAGTTCTCCTCTGGGACAAGTTGTGATCCACCTTCCGACACCTACCTAAACCACCGAGAGTAGGGTCTGTGGAATTATCTGATGTAATTAAAGAGTTACCTAATTGATGAGAGGATAAAAGAACTTGTTGAATTTGTTTATTTAGTGAAATCTGTCTGAGCAAATCGGCTTTGAGATCTTCCACATTTGAGGACCTCGAAACCGAAGCAAACCCAGGAGTGGACTCCAAGCTACTACCAGTATGTGTAGTAGAAGTATCATTAACTAGTGTGTGATTCCACAGCTTGAAAAGCCCCAATTGCTGCTGTCTAAGCAAATAAAGAGCCCGCAATTCGGACTCGCGCATGGAATTGACGGAACCATCATACTTTATGGTGGTAACAGTGGTCTGAAATAGGCTCTTGATATCGGTAGCGAAATAAAGAATAAGTACCAAAACTGGAAGAATAATTGCCAGTAAATACCTCTTACCGGTGGTGAAATTGAAGCGCCGACAAAGGGCAAATCGGTTCTTGACGTCTTCGATTTGGAATGTGGAACGACGTGGAGATTTAGAAAGGTCATTTACTCTTTCATTTTGATGGATCAGGTTCTCTcgatcatcttcttcatcagaTGATTCTGTTTCCCTCATCATGTTGCATTTGGTAGTGGTATTAGTTGCAGTTCTAGTAAACAGGACGACTGTGTGCT
Protein-coding regions in this window:
- the LOC125857797 gene encoding O-fucosyltransferase 36-like produces the protein MMRETESSDEEDDRENLIHQNERVNDLSKSPRRSTFQIEDVKNRFALCRRFNFTTGKRYLLAIILPVLVLILYFATDIKSLFQTTVTTIKYDGSVNSMRESELRALYLLRQQQLGLFKLWNHTLVNDTSTTHTGSSLESTPGFASVSRSSNVEDLKADLLRQISLNKQIQQVLLSSHQLGNSLITSDNSTDPTLGGLGRCRKVDHNLSQRRTVEWKPRSNKYLFAICVSGQMSNHLICLEKHMFFAALFNRILVIPSSKVDYEFRRVLDVDHINKCLGREVIVTYDEFAERRKSHLHIDKFLCYFSQPQPCFLDEERVKKLKSLGISMNKLEAAWNEDVKNPKKRTVQDIMAKFSTDDDVLAIGDVFFADVEKDWVMQPGGPISHKCKTLIEPSRLIMLTAQRFVQTFLGDNFIALHFRRHGFLKFCNAKKPSCFYPVPQAADCINRVLERANSPVIYLSTDAAESETGLLQSLVVFNGKTVPLVQRPARNSAEKWDALLYRHGLEGDPQVDAMLDKTICAMSSVFIGSSGSTFTDDILRLRNDWGSASLCDEYLCQGELPNFVADDE